The segment AATATGTTCTAGCTATACCATGTTTCGCTATTCTTGATCGTGAGTCGTGTATCTGGTATAACTTGATCTAGTCTATGTGTATCGTTTGAGCATCCAATTTAGCAGTATTATAAACTCATGCACTCAGGCTAGTCTGactatttattattgtattagCGTAGAATACGGCAAAGAGaggaaaatattttcaatgtcTTTATCATATAACTATGTAGAGAAACTTAATGGTACTTTGCCGCTCCTTCCAAATCTTACGTTCATAACTATGTAATTATTTAAAGTTTTACCTGAACACGTAAAAAGAGTGACAGTGTGTCTTAGAAATCCTACTACATTAAATAAATTCAGATATTTGTGTTTAAAGTCAAGTGGTATATTTTCAGAAAGTAGCCTAAAAGGCACATGTACTCTGTAAGCGGAAATCATCTTTACCGATCTAATCTTATACTGGTAAATAATAGCCCGTAAATAGGGATAGCGATTCCAACAGCCTGTCAGATTTTGAGATAAAGTGTGATGCACTTGAATTTTAGAGTATGACTGTTAGCAATTTATACTTTCGATAGTCAATTTGAATACGATAAGTCCTCTGTGATAAAAAATTGTCATATCTAAAACCTGAATTACATACTAGCTGTCAACCACTGTGAAAATGAAACGGTAATTAAATAAGTTATTAATATGATAGGAATTAACGATTTGAGGATAGCACAATTCATGTTATACAAGGTGATATCACCGAGGACAGAAGCAAGAACGGTTTCGCATCAAGATGCTTCaacaattcaataaataataaatacgaAGTAAATTGAGTTTAtgatattgaaatatttataaGTTAAATGACATAGTAACATGATTAAAATAGGCGTAAATATGCAACCATAGCATTTTTCCAACACACTACATCTACGGGAAGTTACATAGTTAAATAACAATGTTACTGATTCTCACAAAAACGTTTTGAGAacgaaatttcaaaataaaagtgTACAGCAACGAGTAAATACATTACTAAAACCCAAAGTAACAATGCGCTATCACTTAAATGAGCTCAAATTTTTCATTATAAtcaagaaaataattaaaaggTAGGAATTTGCAACAATAGGATTGTTTTAAAATGATGACACTGAGAAACAGATATATTAGCAACTCATGTACATGTTTTTTTTACAACAACCGACTACATAATATGCGTAAATTGAAATGATGAAATTTCGACAACGTCATACACACTAACGAATAGAATAATGAAGGAATATTTTTAGGGTAATGCATCTTATTACCTGATATTAGAAGTAGACAATTAAGCGTATGATGAAATTAGCAATATAACCTACGATAACTTTCAACTTACAGGATATCCTGAACCTCCAATATCGAGTACATTTTCTAAATCAGAATGTTTGAGTGCTTCAGTCCAGATCCACCTAgataaaaaagaattatttggTTAGATTGCATTAATAAGGTTAATATGCGATTAATAAGTTTTATAGgagtaaaaaatattattttgtggTATGACTAAATAGACATTGTTACGCCTATAAGAATGAAGTCATGACTAAAACAAATATCTGGATAGCTTCAGTACAGCTATCAAAATATTGCTAAAGTTCGATAATTACCAGTTAAAGAAGTAGAATGTTCCAGACTCAGGCGATAAGTCTTCTCAATGAACACTTTAATCGGTTTCCTAAGCTCTTTTAATAACCCTAAACTAAAACCACACGGAAAATCGGACACAAGATAAAAGGAACGAAAAGTGAAAAGAATGCTGTACTCCATGGTTAGTTTACTTACAGAAAATCGAGGGTTTTCATTGTATTTCAGATGGCCTTGAGCTTCCGGATGTTTCTGGGACCATATTAGACGTAGTAGCACGATAGGTGATCATCTAATCAGAAATGTGACAGGTGACTCTTCACTTTCTGAATGTTTCTGAGAAACTTAGGTTCAATAATGATTGGACAAAATGTTTCCCAGTGTTTTCAAGGCTCCTCTGAACATTTTTGAGGAATACTTTGGATCTCCCTTACATCAGGATTGAAGTTATTTCTCAGTTGCAGATTTATACACAAACATCCCTACAGGGTCTCCACATTCTTCAAGTGGGATAATTTTGGATGAAGGTTATCTTAgactgatatcatgaatggatcagtgttagaccttcattaaaaacttggaagcactagatgaccgtttcgtcctagtaagagactcctcagtagtgcgtattcacgatcccacacgcgTGATTTGAACCCATAACTTACGGTCTCGagtgcgaacgcttaatctctagaccactgagccggtattcaatagtgttaatgtctaatttcaaccaatccacgatattgtaacttgtacaacgaaaattTGTACACCTCAGAAAGATGTCCCAATAGGTTATGAGATTagtagccataatgatgtattaaaacaaacaaaatcagatgactttttgaaatatctagatggcaggaacaggtagcccagatgttcaagcaggctgCCATAACTAGTAATAGCAGTCTCTGTTAAATGTGTTTCTACACATATTTTTAATCACCACTTACCTCGATAGGAGATACGTATGTAagtgtagaagtaggttgggAGAAAGTAAAGGGTGAGCTAAACCAAGACATGGCATCAGTCGAGGAGATCATTAACTCGTGCTTATAAAAAAAGTAATAgttgattataaattataaatggATAAAGGAACAATAGACTTCATTATAGAAAGTATAAATTTGTATACATTTCAGCAATCTGTATACGGGACGAAATTAtttgaaacaaataaattactGTGGATCTGGCCAACCACAATAGAATGACTTTTAATGCCCacaaaaaatgataaaatatatgtTTAAACACTCACCCCCATTTctgttttttaaatttatcagcTTCTGTTTTTAGTAAATTCAAGTACTTTTTACGACAATCTGACTGACAATCAAATAACATAGGAAAAACACTGATGATGCAAAGTGGATGATCTTCACAAGCTTCTTTTAAAATACTTGCTGAAGTCAATTCAACAATCTCTGGTGCTGGAGCAGAAGCATCGGCTTTTTCCATAGCCCATGCAACGATTGCATCTGAACTTCGAGCACCATCGTAATCAATAGGGTCATCTGTTTTCGGTCCAGCAGGGAAAAATTTGATGGTAGGATAACCTCGAATCTAAACcagaaaaaaacaatcataTAGCGTCATATGAATATACGTAAGTGACCCCATCTATTTTATGTGCTAAATACATCAAATAATatgtttatattcatcaaaACCATAATCACTGAAACAGCTAAATATGAAGTTGCAAAAGTTGGCTTcgttaaaattactaaattagtttttatttaaTCAATCAAATCCATTTAATTAAGATGGCTTTTTTGATCATCATTTGCAGAACAATTTCAGAGAACTTTGagttttaataataacaatataaagCCTAAATGACATGCTACTTTCTAGATTATCATTGATCCTTGTGTTGTTTATAAGTCACTGAATCAGAATTCAGTTTAGTTATcttcattatttaaaaattggAAGTTAGATTGGTGTAAAGTTTGGCGGATTGATCGAATCATTACTGTTCAAGATTTTTAGCTATCATAATCTATTTATCTGGTGActtaaataattgttttattagATTTCAGCAGTAAATTATCTAATAAGTCTAGTATACTCACATGCATTTGTAGGCTTTATTCAATTTGTGTTAGGTAACTGAACGAAATAAAAGTCAATGATGAAATTACACCAAAATTGTATACCCCATGAAAACAAATGTCGATTTTTGTGGATTTATATAACCCATAGATAGGATTTTATTGTGAGCTGGCATTAGATATAGAACAATCTTTAAGAAGGCACCAGTTTATCAGTCAGAAACTCCTTATTTGTATGCACATGTTGTCGAATCCAGTACTTTTCTGTTTTAGAGCGAACACGACATTGATCAGTCGGTCAGAAGATAGTAGTTCAGGTTTTCGAGTACCATTCGATTAGTGAAATAGCACAATAATCACACAATGTTATCAATGGATAGCAACTGCACTGATCAATTGTTCAACCCATAAAGTCATTTCACAGTAGAATCTCCAGAAAACTAATTTGAAAGTAGCTATTCAGTACTATCCAGTATTTCAAGAACTTCATTTAGTAAAGAGAAGACGATCATACAGAGTTACGTATTCATGTTGGATGGATACAAAAAGACATGTATACATCATTCTTCTATATAAAGAAGTAAACATGAGTAGACTAGGATAATATTAGTAAGCTATTATGGAAAAAAGACAATAGACAGAGGGTAGTTAAAATCGCAAACACTTACAGAAATAGAATGCCTAAATTTCATAGATTGATCACCTACTTTTAACTTACAGAACTCTCTGTATATGAAAAAGATCTTTTAACAAAATGCGTATGATTATCATCCTTTTTACTAAGACTAAGGGTTTAGTCAGTGAAGGGGAGTACCTTCAAGTGCTGATCCAACTAACCTTTGCAGAAGTGTGGCTTAAATTTCAGTATATGAACTTCCAAGTGGTTACTGAGCAGCATTAAACTAAACTAAAATTAACCATACCCGATAAAAATTAGGGCAATATTCTTCCTGAAGTATCATACACCGAAAGAAGTTCGTCGAATAGCTATGAACGCAAAAATTACTTTGAAATGAACTTTACAAAGCGTTTCTTTAAAAAACCAAAAATCTGATCGACTGACACAGAAAAGTATGGTAACCTTTTTAAAACTCAGAATGTCTCAAAAGCAAGTGGAAAACAAGTTTTATTTCCTGATAAAGAATTCATTTACCCCATATTTCTGAGCCATTCGACTATGAACCGTAGCATCCAAAGCGGCTACTTTAACAGTTCCTTTCAACTCACGAGCTGCTTTGTCCCAATGAGGTTTTAAATTTTTACCTACACAGAAAAAATATAGCTACGTTACATTAATTTGAAGTGGACTGACAAACAGTTATGAATAGTTTCGTACATGAATGATAAAATTtagaatttgaaaataaataataattttgtgaTCACTATTATTTATCAAAAGAGTAACTCGATTCCTGATTAAAATGAGCAGTATGTGATCAACTTATAAAATGAACCAATAGCAAGGAGAATAAGATACCATCAAAAAGACCAAATGCGTATGACAATGCATAATTTCGTTAGTACTAGTTGGTTAGAAAAATAGATCAGATTTGATCAATTACCTTACTACATTGGAAACATTTCGAACCGTATGAAATGGAATTTTACTCAGAATCTTCTATTTACAAAGATAATTACAACgaatgataaaattattttccaTCGGCCATAAAGCTACATTATTCATTCCGATTAAAGATACATTTGACATGAAGTAATAAAATACGATCGAACAGGGTACGTTTTGGGAACAAATGAGCAATCATCGAAGTGCTCAGACAAAATTTTACATTAGAAACAACATTTACAACTCTAAAGACGTCCTAAATGTTtggtttatttacattttaagaCCTAAGGGCCAAGTATAACAATACGGGATTTTGCTTGTATGACGCTTTTACTTAATTAGTTGAGATGTTCTATCCAGATATTATATTCTCTAGTAAGCTTTTTTAATCAAACCAGTAGAAAGTATACACAAGCATAAAAATGGTTATTAGTGCACTTTAGTTATACATttagttagtcagtcacaacatagaagcTGATACTTTTGAACATTGGTTTAAGTTACCATACTCCATTAGCACAGTGAGGTGAAATTGTTAAGGAGGATCCCATAGTAGTACAGGTtatatgatctcaactatctcCTAGTAATCAATCGCAAGATGTGACTTCAATTAGTGAGAATAGCTTATGCGCTTAGGACTTGAAAGGATGAAATATTCCACTAATGAAAGATTTAAtaacaaacatttattttattgcaTAACTTTGTATTGCACTTAAACACCATCttgaataaaatgaacaatCTAAGCTTTCAAAATTTAAATTTAGACACGAAATTTCTCGCATTTCGATTGAAATTAATGCAACTAATATGACAAGTATATGTTCGTCAGGTtctcaactctgaaatgcacgTCCTGTGAGGCttgatgaaaatatttaactGTCCAGAGTTAATTTGGTTGAGTTCTTTAACCACTAAGTCACCGGAATACCGACTGCTGAACTAGACTTTCTGGAAATCATCTTACACTTCAAGGATGACTGCAACTTAGTCCTACATATCACTTCATTTTTGCGGATATACCCTAGCTTCGTACATTGAAACTAGTAAATACTGAAGAATTAAAAACATGGTAGCAAAACTAAAACACTTTACTTACAATGACCACACCAAGGGGCGAAAAATTCTACCAACCACGGCTCTTGACTGTTGAGAACCTTCTCATCGAAATTGCTGTCCGTAAGCTCTATTACATCGTCTTTGTCAGAGCCATCCTGACAGAAAAAACGTcggtagtatataaaaaaattagataTAAGAAACACGATGTCTTTTAAAGTCAGTCTCTAGAATAATAAGTGAGTCGATAGGAAGTACAATTACCGACAACTTTATGAAGTCTTAAAAGTCACATTCCATTAATGTCGAGAATTGATGACATCATAAATAAGCACTACGACAGCATGTATCACTCATGCTTTCGAAGCATTTTAAATGGATAACTGGCTACCATTAAGATGAATAAGTAGAAAGCTGAATATTACTGTACATGTTGCAAGTTACGTATATAGTCTAAACTTTGACGAATAAACCACTAAGTATCCTCAGTTCTACTGAATATACACTGAAGTATTAACATATAAAAACTTCGACTgactgaaaataaataacaattttgTGATCACTATTATTTATCAAAAGAGTAAATCGGTTCCTGTTTAAAATGAGCAGTATATGATCAACTTATAGAATGAACCAATAGCAAGGAGAATAAGATACCATCAAAAAGACCAAATGAGTATGACACTGCATATTTTCGTTAGTACTAGTTGGTTAGAAAAACTTCGACTGACAAAGACAATAATTCTCTATATTGAGTTCTAAGAAAACTTTATTCACAGAAAAattaattcttttaataaattataaaacttTCTAATCGAAGACAATGATACTAAGAAAATGGAGAATAATTTAGGCGCTAGCAGTCGCTTTGCCTTTTATTATGATTAAGTGAAGTGCGATAAATCTAAAGAGATTATTTTTTGGTAGTAAGAATAATCAATCAGAACACTTGAGCCATGAATTAATGAGTAGcttatagtttatttatttgtttacttgaacacaaatattggtacaaatgggcaccaAAACAAATATGCGCCACTAAAACAAGTAAGTAAAATTATGAGCAGATATATAAAGCAAGGTGAATATAGTCAAAAGTGGTTAAAGTAAAAACAAGCGGATGAAAGAAGTGTATCACAAAGGAAACAGTTCAGGTTGGGAAAAAACAACTAAAAAATCCTTCGACTTGAAGAATTTTCTCATTTTTATGGGTAAAGTAAAAGAAAATTACAGAGGTAATGCTACTGGCTTATATTCTGAGTCATGTCTGACAAAACCTCAAGACACTCAGTCGCACTACCtgtcggaccccaaccagggaacCGAGGTGGACTGACAGACGCCAACTCTACGCAGCTCTTTTTCATACCCAACGGCTACGTCACATACTGACCATCTCTTTGCTGTTTCCAACCAGTCCTAGTGTCGGTAAATAATGAACGATGTGGAATTCGCTGCGGCAACATTTACGGCATGTGTCCGAGCCGTCAGAGTCGGTATTTCAAGATGACAGCATTAGATGAACTGTCGTCATTGTTCTCAATACGTATTGCCAAGCCTTGGTAATACTAATATGGTGTTGACCTTGAATGCCAGCGATGCATAGGAAACAAAGATGATTGGACACGGAGTCACCTAACGTCTTTAATTTGGAGGCTGGGTTTCACAAGCAAAGCTGCTTTTACCGCAAGTTATAGACCCGGGTTTTCGTACCCAGGCCATTACAACGACTCTAAGGATGGACCGGATTGACATAATCCGCCATAGCTTCCCCTATATGTAGCTTGATCCCTAACAGTGAGGGGTTAGACGCAAGGTATAGGGAAATGATGGTGAAggagttgatgaggttgtgaaacttcatcaactgagatggttgggccacgtgttacgtatccCTTAACACCGATTATCACGAAgctcaatgctgactagtattgaggatgattggaagagagttagaggtggccaaaccaaaacgtggcatcagttcatagagtcactaacttctggtctgaaccatgttggtagatgcagactacttggttggagtccgcgcgactatcgtaaccaatggttggagactctgggtgatatggctcagaattgatctAAATGGCATGGGTGTATgcattctttgtcttcccttgacccgtgagattaaaattactttatgccTTTATTTCCACGAACTAATCATTTCTCCCTCTATTATATCCTTATTCACAATTTTCATCTTGTATATTActatcattgaagtaactacttccatgaatttggtgttcatcttgttgtgctaatgaggtatggcaacttggaccgatatatatatatatatatatatacatgtttaGTCccacattgtagctgactgactgttctCACTTGATAGGTCACCACCAGCATTCACATAAATACCCAGATATATGAATTGTTTGCCTACTTATGACGGTTCACTACCAAGAGTGAGTGCAGACACATACACTGGAAAATCCCTCAAAAGTAGCTTGCATTTACAAAGTGCAAAGCAAATGCCATACCTGATGAAACTTATCGCTAACTAATCAAGTGAAGATTGGATAGCTCGGGTATTATCGttcagtaagacaatatcatcagcATACTTAAGGTCGAAAAGTCTTTCTCAAGGCAATAAATCTACACAACTACTACCTACTTCCATTAGAGCTGCCTTTAAGACGACAGTAAGTTGCCACTATCTTTTAAAAAGATCGGAGGCAAATTATCTGGGCCTAGTAATTTGGAGTTCCTAGAGAATTTCTTCCTCGGTAGGTGGATCAGGTGTCATCGACCATGGAGGACAAAAGAGTTTGACCGATGTTGCTGGGGCAGAAGATCAGCTGAACTGTTTCTCGAAGAACTCTGTCCATCGTCTAAGACGTCAATAGATGTTATCAATTGGCGTCCCATCAGCTTTACAATTAGTTGCCCGAACACTAGGTATCTTGCTGGCAATGGCTTGAATGAGCTGAAAAAGCTTCCGACAGTTACTAGATGCTGATGCTTCTAACTAGTTAGGATGCTCTACTCACCACGTTTCCCAACCCTTAAGCAAACTGCACAATTTCTTTATGTAAGCATTTACATTTGTCGTCAAACTCGTTAATACCGGGAGTAGATTGACGTGTTGCGAAAAATTGAAAAGAGCCTGTAGAAACCCAGTATTTATAAGCGGGTTGTTTATCACAGCCGCAAATGATCTTACTCGCCATGTAAGTGGAGTTAGTGCTCATCTATACTGTTAGGTAGGTTGATAGTTATCCATGAACCTAGTTTGATTTGACTTTTGGTTCGGACGAAAGCTGTGGCCAGTTGGCCTAAATCGATCTGCCTAAAATGATGAATTTCTTGACCACCGAAACGTAAAATGAGATTTGCGCAAACGAGATCATGGTCAGAGTCAGAAGTGGAGTGTTGTACACAACAAATCTGGCGATAGCTAATCGCCATATGATCGATCTGAGTTCAGACTTGATTCACGGAGGAAAGATGTTAGATAGCACATTCGCAATGACTGTGTCGAAATTTGCTGCTGTTCAGAGACAGGTTGTTTGCGCAGGAGACGGTCAGCATTACCTAATGTGCCACCGAGTCCCCATTAGCCACTCAAACGACTCTCCTTTGTGCCTAGGCGCTCTACCTGTGCATTCAAATCATCGGTTAGAACTACATTGTCTCTTAAAAGCATCTTCTTGAGGTCATTTAAATGATGGTAGAACCCACCTTCGATTGTATCCGGGCTCCAAAATATTGGTGAGTAGATGGTGACAAGGCGAGACTTTACTTCACACTAATTTCTTCTCTTTTTGATGTAACTAGTTGATCTAACAGTACATAAATGACTATTAATAGGAATCCAAGCAACTAGTGCTTCGTTAGCTTTGGcacttagtgcgacaccaataCCAACCAAACAGGATAAAGATGACACGAGGTCCCACAATAAACGCACGTGAAGTAAGCTTTTAGAATCGACAGACGGAGAATGAATTTGCAGTATTTCACTAGCATCCAGAATATAGGCCTCGGATATACAGCAGACTTTGGTATTAAGTCTTTCAAAAGAGATTTCCAGACCTATGTTATCCGATCTGTATTAGTGAATGGATGTCAAAGTACGTCAGACTGAATAGCACACGTGGCTTCAGAGAGGCTGGCTCATAATTCATATTCGGTGGTAGCACTCAACTCTTGACCAGTCAGTGACTTGAGTTTATCTAGACAAGACAAAACCACTATAGACAAGCTGCTGTGTTATAGAATAAAGGCATACAGGATGGGAACAAAACGGGATAGAAAAACGGagcaaagaaaaacaaaaagacGCTTGAAATGAACGGTTTATAATCGCCCATTGAGTCAGTAGTGCAACAGAGATTGAATCAATTTCTTCGCAATTATTCATTGTCATACTTGTTAGGGGGTCGGGAAATTGCCGAGACAACAATGCCTATATAAATTTTCATAAACCAACTACAGTGGCAAAAAGTGGTGAACCAAAGGTCAATATATCTGGCTTTTAATTGATAGGTCGAAGCAGAACCAAGCTCTACGGGCTTCTGTCTGGGTAGCCAGGTAGTACCACTAACAACAAAAGTTTGGCTCAAGTTCGATTTTACGAAGTTATACGACCCAAGTTAGTTAAATTAACTACAAGTCAAAACAGTAAAGACACTACCAGCAATATAAGTGGTGAAATCCTAAAAATCTCAACCAACAGTTTAATTTAAAACTAACAACTTTGATAAAAACACGTCATAACTAGTAAAAGTGATGTACGTTTTTGAGGAATCAAATAGCATGAAAGTTACTGGCATTGTACTGTATTTTCTCAATATATCCATAAAAAGCTGACTATATATACTTGACAAAACAACCAGGAAAATTTAAAACTTACAGAGGATCCAGAACCAGTTCTTGTTTTCACTAAAGAAGTAAGTTCTCGCAAAGCCTCTTTGTTGAGATGATCAATATCTCTACCACCTGAAAAACGAGTTAGTTCCCCACATAAATCTTACCTGTATATGGTTTAGGACTGTTTTTATTATCTCCAAATATCAAAATTGTTGGAAAGCCCTTAACAGAGAACCGTTGAGTTACTGTAGGGTTGTTTTCTGAATCAACCGCAGCAACTTTTATAATACCCTGTTTGATTAGCAAACAATTTTCACTCTAACTAACCTTAAAATTAGTGGCGAATAGTTTCCAATCCGGAGCAGCATTTTTACTGTGTCCACACCAAGATGCATAGAACATAATAAACCATAGTTCCTTGCTTGATATTACTTTGTCAAAGTTTTGGTCTGTGAGTTTGATAACATCATCATTGGTATTGAAGAGACAAAGTGCCGGACTTAACAGCAGGAAAAGAACTATAAAAAGCAATACTTTTTTCATAAGTTTCGAATATTTAGAAATCCTAAAATTTCTACATTTTTACTGCGTATTAATAGTTAATGAGTCgctttttgaaaataattaggTGATTAAGTAAGTGCCTTCTTGCggcagggtgttgtttacgaaattgaaaggatgaaaagctaatgtcctgctctttaaccgggttggtgaacatggtggatccacctacgggagttggaaaaccatgatttcaaaccaatggtgcacatgggctccagtatcctgggaaaacaaatggcgtatgaaccaattattggtcaccggctaccatgggactgcatctcctcacgat is part of the Schistosoma mansoni strain Puerto Rico chromosome 1, complete genome genome and harbors:
- a CDS encoding putative shc transforming protein, whose product is MYRWTVLFLLLSPALCLFNTNDDVIKLTDQNFDKVISSKELWFIMFYASWCGHSKNAAPDWKLFATNFKGIIKVAAVDSENNPTVTQRFSVKGFPTILIFGDNKNSPKPYTGGRDIDHLNKEALRELTSLVKTRTGSGSSDGSDKDDVIELTDSNFDEKVLNSQEPWLVEFFAPWCGHCKNLKPHWDKAARELKGTVKVAALDATVHSRMAQKYGIRGYPTIKFFPAGPKTDDPIDYDGARSSDAIVAWAMEKADASAPAPEIVELTSATLKHSDLENVLDIGGSGYPAMVAVHGRKKKRTTLRGAYSSTGVHDFLRQLSVGGSNLPLYDVSSLPEIKTVEAWDGKDAPPTEEQDYDDLKVEL